The genome window gtatatatatatatatatatacactttaaaaaaataaaggctCTTCATTGCCATCCATGGTTCCATTACCCATGAATATATTGCATTAAAGGTCTTTTTTTATGTTgctcacactaagaaaaaaatggttcttttagcaTTTGTTCACAAAAAGTTAAaaaacccaaaatggttctttaatcaatcaatcagtaaaataaatctcttttggaagcttaatttttgattaagaGTGTGTATACCCACACTTTTTGACACAATATAATTTGGTTTAATTCAGAGCCTCCTTTTCCACATAAGCAACATCACAGGAAGACCAATCCAGTCatggtatatataaaaatatatataaagtgctTTCTATACACTATTTAGTATTACCAAGGCAACAGAAATCGCTGTCTGCTTTCAAATGTTGCCATTGGACAAAGTGGAATTGAATTCAGGTGGTTGGGTGGAACTGCCACCCATGGACCTCCACTGTGTTTACATTCTCCTTACAGTCTTTTTCAGGAAACCCCACAAAAGACAAAGTGAGCGTGAAAGGTGAAAAAGTGCAAGGGAAGGGGCCTCGCTCCAACCAACGGGAAGAGAAGAAGAAACGTCTCAGCGTGCTGGAGCCCTCACTGCAGAAGAATGCGGCAGCTGCTTTTGCTCACACTGAGGTACAGATACAGCACACACTAACTCAGACCATTAGAAAGGCCTTTATAGGCTCATATTAGTCTCACTTCACAGATGACAACTGCCGaaatatatgcacaaatacaTGCTGCAAATGTCATCTACATTACCCCCAGTACCAAACTTTCCCCAGTGGAAACAGTGGTCAGATTTACTATTCCAGAGAGTCTGGAAGAAATAGGCAACAAAGCCATGCAACTTTCCCACAACATGCTCAAGTCATTAATACACCACAAATTTCCCTTCATCTCATTCAGGACATTTATGCAGCCACAAACTGGGCGATTTTAGAAAGAGACAATTAATGCTTCTTATTTGATACAGTAATTTGACTCGGGTTAATCACATGCATTTGTGTTTCTTCCTGGCCAGAGGAAATACGAGGAGAAGTTTGTTGGGAGTCAGGGCTCCAGCAAACCTGTGCTGAAGCGAAGCAACTCTGAGGGGCAGGAGGAgaagcataaaccagcaaagaccAAAGCAGGTCCCAATGGCATGACCATCAAAAGCATGACCTTCTACAAGGCCAACACAATGGAGGACAGTGAATGGGAAGAGCATAGTGAGTGTCCAACAGCTCGTTTTAATGGAATAATCACTAGAATTGCAACTTTTGTGGTTGCAGCTCTTATGGGATGTCAACTGAGAAAAATACTGAGAAGGATCAACAACATGTTCTCATGTTTAGGGTTAAGGTTTAGTACGAAAAATGTTGAGAAGCCAAATGCAAGTTAATATCACTTATTATCATTACACAGTGACCACCCTTATTATTTTCGCAGCAACCTTGGTTCCAGAAGTATTTTCCCCATTTATTGAATCTATAGGGATTAAAAAAACCCgcaatatttgatttaaaataaagattgattTAAGAAAAAATAGTCATATGAAAATGTGGGTGGGGGGTGTTATCACGACATTTACTTAAATGAACTACAttcccataatgcactgtaaATGAAAATCACATTTCTGTATACAATAAACAACTATTCGTTTATAGTCAAAAGTACATTTCAAATttgttgttaaatattaatattaatgtattatttcatataaatgcattactgtatttaaatatttttgaaaggagTCTAATATCCTCAGCAAGTAtacaattatttgataaaaaaatattactatttttggaaaaaatataCTAGTCTAAAAAATACTAGTCTTTGGTGTCACACTCTTTAAGAAATCattgctaatttggtgctcaagagacatttcttGTTTTTTCTGGGggtttttttaatgttgaaaaccattgtgctgctcaatattttagttgaaactgatgaatagaaagtagtatttttttttaaggaatcctTTGAAACATAGCAAAtgttttactgccacttttgatcaatttaatgtgttttggctaaataaaaatatgaatttaaagaatGTAGATTTCTGTAATATTgtcaacagcatttttttttcaggttataGGTGAAACTGTACAAACAAGAGTAGGCTGAAGTTAAACTAAGCATTTTGTGTTTGTTCTCTCATTAGCCACAGCAACACATGAGGTTGTGAGAGGCGATGGCTCTGTGGATTTAATCATTGAAGACCAGCTCCATAAGCAAGAGCTGCCTGCATCTGTTACTAGACCTGGAACCTCTGCGACAGTGACCCAGACACCGTCAACGACCCTCAACACACAGAATGGAGACCCTACTGCTGCAATCATGCCAAATCTAACAAGACAAACTGAAGAAGAGACTGGAAAAGCTGAGAAGTCAAGCACAATTACTACAACAAGGACAACCCTGCCAACCTCAATCCCTTTAACTACCATAAAGTCACCAAGCACCAAAGCAGCATCCTCGACTCCTCTTGCAGTGCCACAGCTGGCCAGTGTCACAGCACCTGCAAAGAAGTCCAAACTTACCTGGGATGAAGCTACAACTCAAGTAAGCACACAACCTCCAAAGAAGACCAAAGAACAAGGTAAGCTTGATTCCACATCAAGTTTAGAAGAAAGTAAACTTCGAGTTTAGAGGGGCCGTGGTATATAGATGCTTCCTCTCTGGTTTGGTTGTTTACAGGGATCTGCAAGGACACATTAGCAAGCATTGCTGATCCTGTTACACACAACACATATGGCAAAAATGAAGGTGCATGGATGAAAGACCCAAAGGGCAATGGAAAAGTTATTTATGTGACTGACTACTACTATGGAAAACAGCTTCTGGAATTCCGTGATATGGACTCCTTTAAACGAGGTACGTGTAACATTAAAATCgatactgctttattttaataatagtaacaaataattataataactgcCATTCAgtgtatatgcttttttttttttttaagaaatcaatacatttattcagcatggaCACATTGAATTGATTAAAAGCGACAGTAAAgcaatttacaatgttacaaaacatttctatttcaaataaatgctgttcatcgaACAATGCTGAAAAAATGTTTCACAGTTTCCAAGAGAATATGAAGTGTCATGTGACATTGACAGTGTTCCTGTGGCTTAGTGGTGGAGCATTGTGTTgtggttgtgggttcaattcacAGGGAAcgcatgttaggtaaaaaaatgttagcctgaatgcactgtaagtcactttggataaaagcgtctgctaaatgcataacttttatttaatttttattgaagATCGGAGTGAtttgcaatcacagaaataaattacatttcagaatttattcaaattgaaaattctttctaaattctaaaacagttttatttattttaaaaacgtattttattGTAGTTTAGATCAAATGtgtagtcttggtgagcataagacacttctttcaaaaacattacaaattcttacagatcccaaacttttaattGGTTGTGTAGTCTTGTATGGAAAAAACTAtatcttatttaaatttttctcaaTTAAAGATGTTTCTCATAAAACAATATGCAATGATGTCATACTTATTTTTCTCACATACCATGAATGAGTCTTTATACTTGCAAATATACAGCTGCTTTTATATTTCATGAAGGAGGTCCCTTGCAGGAGCATCGTgacatttttttctcttctttctctctcaggGCAGTTTAGCAACTCCTACAAACTCCCCTACAACTGGATTGGCACTGGCCATGTGGTCTACGGTGGCTCTTTCTTTTACAATAGAGCCTTTTCTCGTGATATAATCAGGTTTGATCTTCGTCTCCGTTATGTAGCAGCTTGGAGCACCCTTCATGACGCAGTATTAGAGGAGGAGGATGCTCCCTGGAGTTGGGGAGGACGTTCAGACTTTGATTTTGGTGTGGATGAGAGCGGGTTATGGTTAGTGTACCCAGCTCTGGATGAAGAGGGGTTTCACCAGGAAGTGATCATCCTGAGCAAGCTCCGACCTTCTGACTTACAGAAAGAGGAGAGCTGGAGGACGGGCCTGAGGAGGAACTACTACGGAAACTGCTTCATCATCTGTGGCGTTCTGTACGCCGTCGACAGTTTCCAGCACACGCAGGCCAATATTTCCTATGCATTCGACACGCATACACACACCCAGATGATTCCCCGCCTCCCTT of Carassius gibelio isolate Cgi1373 ecotype wild population from Czech Republic chromosome A2, carGib1.2-hapl.c, whole genome shotgun sequence contains these proteins:
- the LOC128027345 gene encoding olfactomedin-like protein 2B, encoding MMELLFLIFCWGAFCLTRANLMEQQTADDIDSRSTLEDEMDNQENILTQLIGDYDKVKTLSEGSGCQCKCVVKPLSRSSCKRIEEGHARAEDFYTVETVTAGPSCKKCACIAPPSALNPCEGDFRFKKLQEAGRDDVKLSTIMDLLEGAFYGMDLLKLHSVTTKLLERVDNIEKSFSGNPTKDKVSVKGEKVQGKGPRSNQREEKKKRLSVLEPSLQKNAAAAFAHTERKYEEKFVGSQGSSKPVLKRSNSEGQEEKHKPAKTKAGPNGMTIKSMTFYKANTMEDSEWEEHTTATHEVVRGDGSVDLIIEDQLHKQELPASVTRPGTSATVTQTPSTTLNTQNGDPTAAIMPNLTRQTEEETGKAEKSSTITTTRTTLPTSIPLTTIKSPSTKAASSTPLAVPQLASVTAPAKKSKLTWDEATTQVSTQPPKKTKEQGICKDTLASIADPVTHNTYGKNEGAWMKDPKGNGKVIYVTDYYYGKQLLEFRDMDSFKRGQFSNSYKLPYNWIGTGHVVYGGSFFYNRAFSRDIIRFDLRLRYVAAWSTLHDAVLEEEDAPWSWGGRSDFDFGVDESGLWLVYPALDEEGFHQEVIILSKLRPSDLQKEESWRTGLRRNYYGNCFIICGVLYAVDSFQHTQANISYAFDTHTHTQMIPRLPFVNNYTYTTQIDYNPKERMLYAWDNGHQVTYDVIFAY